The Streptomyces sp. Je 1-332 genome has a window encoding:
- a CDS encoding glycoside hydrolase family 20 protein: MQRFALAATVLIAGAVAIAVVVWPGGGTGGGPAASPATSASATPTPTPTKSYPLSKAPATIPAVREHSAARGPGWKPEGGGRVVVGDDALADEGKLLAGELKLDYAGDAEPRAGDVELALTDDDSDERDESYTLSVKGQRVKITAPEEAGVFYGTRTLKQEVRGGRTAPEGVVRDKPAKPQRGFMMDIARKHFDAAWIEDRIRELGDLKYNQLGLHFSDDQAFRIESESHPEIVSRDHLTKAQVRRILKLAASRHITVVPEIDSPGHLGTVIAAHPSLQLRDTRGVATRGAVDISKPQAAEIVDDLLEEYADLFPGRYWHLGADEYQALTVSNPEASFPQLASAAREKYGPDARVQDLATGWLNDRAETMRPYERGLRAWNDGFFRGGVEKADEDIDVAYWTGKEIGSREPVEYLKEGRKVINYNDEYLYYVLGQPNDFRYPTGQRIYEQWTPLVIRGTKPVDEKYDDQILGGSFAVWCDLANSQTQEQVAQGIRMPLRATVQKLWDARKPSMPWAEFVTLAGQVG, translated from the coding sequence ATGCAGCGTTTCGCTCTCGCCGCCACGGTCCTCATCGCCGGAGCCGTCGCCATCGCCGTGGTCGTCTGGCCCGGCGGCGGCACCGGTGGCGGCCCCGCGGCGTCCCCCGCCACCTCCGCCTCCGCGACCCCGACCCCCACGCCCACGAAGTCGTACCCCCTCTCCAAGGCCCCCGCCACCATCCCCGCCGTACGCGAGCACAGTGCGGCCCGCGGGCCGGGATGGAAGCCGGAGGGCGGCGGGCGCGTGGTCGTCGGTGACGACGCTCTCGCGGACGAGGGCAAGCTGCTCGCCGGTGAGCTGAAGCTCGACTACGCCGGCGACGCCGAGCCCCGTGCGGGCGATGTGGAGCTGGCGCTCACCGACGACGACTCCGATGAGCGCGACGAGTCCTACACCCTCTCCGTGAAGGGGCAGCGGGTGAAGATCACCGCCCCCGAGGAAGCGGGCGTCTTCTACGGGACCCGCACCCTGAAGCAGGAGGTGCGCGGCGGCCGGACCGCGCCCGAAGGCGTCGTACGCGACAAGCCCGCCAAGCCGCAGCGCGGCTTCATGATGGACATCGCGCGCAAGCACTTCGACGCGGCCTGGATCGAGGACCGCATCCGGGAGCTCGGCGACCTCAAGTACAACCAGCTCGGTCTGCACTTCTCCGACGACCAGGCCTTCCGCATCGAGTCGGAGTCGCACCCGGAGATCGTCTCGCGCGACCACCTCACCAAGGCGCAGGTCCGCCGCATCCTCAAGCTCGCGGCCAGCCGCCACATCACGGTCGTGCCGGAGATCGACTCACCGGGCCACCTCGGCACGGTCATCGCCGCGCACCCCTCCCTCCAGCTCCGCGACACCCGTGGCGTCGCCACGCGCGGCGCCGTCGACATCTCCAAGCCGCAGGCCGCGGAGATCGTCGACGACCTCCTGGAGGAGTACGCGGACCTCTTCCCTGGGCGCTACTGGCATCTCGGCGCCGACGAGTACCAGGCCCTCACGGTCAGCAACCCCGAGGCCAGCTTCCCGCAACTGGCGTCCGCGGCCCGCGAGAAGTACGGGCCGGACGCCCGGGTCCAGGACCTCGCGACCGGCTGGCTCAACGACCGGGCCGAGACCATGCGCCCCTACGAGCGCGGGCTCAGGGCGTGGAACGACGGGTTCTTCCGCGGCGGCGTGGAGAAGGCCGACGAGGACATCGACGTCGCGTACTGGACGGGCAAGGAGATCGGGTCGAGGGAGCCTGTCGAGTATCTGAAGGAGGGCCGGAAGGTCATCAACTACAACGACGAGTACCTCTACTACGTCCTCGGCCAGCCCAACGACTTCCGCTACCCCACCGGGCAGCGGATCTACGAGCAGTGGACCCCGCTGGTGATCCGCGGGACGAAGCCGGTGGACGAGAAGTACGACGACCAGATCCTCGGCGGTTCCTTCGCGGTCTGGTGCGACCTGGCGAACTCCCAGACGCAGGAGCAGGTGGCGCAGGGGATCCGGATGCCGCTGCGGGCGACGGTCCAGAAGCTGTGGGACGCGCGCAAGCCGTCGATGCCGTGGGCGGAATTCGTCACGCTGGCCGGCCAGGTGGGGTAG